The Neptunomonas concharum genomic interval GCCGCTGAGACCTCCGGCGAAGATCACTTTATTATCGGCGCCTCACCCAGCACACGCGCCCACCGCCAGCAACAAGCCACGACACCGGCCATTAGAGCACTGGCAAAGCGCCTCAATATCGACCTGAGCACCGTGCAAGGCACAGGCAAATCCGGAAACATCACAACAGCCGACCTCGAACAAACGGCACGCATCAATACCCGCTTTGGTGCACCTGAACGTATTAAAGGCGTTAGAAAACAGATGGCCGTCAACATGACGCTGGCCAAGGCAGATATCGTACCCGTCTCCCTTTTTGAAGATGCCAACATAACCCATTGGCCCAACAACACAGATATTACCATGCGGCTTATACAAGGGATCGCCATGGCGTGCAAAGAGGTACCCATTCTCAATAGCTGGTTTGATGGTCAGAACATTACACTAAGGCAACATGATCACATCGATTTAGGCGTGGCAGTTGATACGGAAAAAGGGTTGTTCGTACCCGTATTACGCAATATCGGTCAACGCGAAAATGCTGACCTGCGGGACGGGCTGGACCGACTGCGTGCGGATGTCGCACAAAGAACCATCCCACCAGCTGAGCTACAAGGCGCAACGATCACACTCAGTAACTTTGGTACGATGGCAGGCCGATACGCCACTCCAATTGTCGTCCCTCCTCAGGTTGCCATTATCGGCGCGGGCGTCATTAGGCAAGCACCGGTAGTTTCGGGAGATAAACTCGCCATTGGACGCATCTTACCCATCTCTCTGACCTTTGATCATCGCGTAGCCACAGGAGGAGAAGCCGCCCGTTTTTTAGCCACATTTATTCGAGCATTAGAAGATTCGTAAATAATTGAAACCAAATAATCACTACTTATGTCTAAGAAATAACCGATCTTTTTACCAACTGTGAGCTACACTGACATTACAAGGCGATTAAAAATCAAGGATATATGCAGTGCCTTACCAGCTCGCCAGCCAACAGAAGGGTGAACGCTATGGGTATCTTTGAACACTACAAAACACGTTATTCATCAACGACACAAGAAGAGATGTCTTTGACGGAGTATCTCGAGCTTTGCAAATCTGATCCGATGGCATACGCCAGCGCCGCTGAGCGAATGCTGAAAGCGATCGGTGAACCCGAGCTGGTAGATACAGCCAAAGACCCTCGACTGAGCCGTATATTTTCCAACAAAGTCATTAAGCGCTATCCTGCTTTCAGTGAGTTCTATGGCACCGAAGACGCTATAGAAAGCGTCGTTTCATACTTCCGCCATGCAGCACAAGGCTTGGAAGAGCGCAAACAGATTCTCTACTTGTTAGGCCCTGTTGGTGGTGGTAAATCCTCATTGGCAGAACGCCTCAAGCACCTCATGGAAAAGGTGCCGTTTTATGCCATCAAAGGTTCACCCGTATTCGAATCCCCATTAGGGTTATTCAACCCCGAAGAAGACGCTCAAATCCTGGAAGAGGAGTACGCGATTCCTCGCCGATACCTCAAGGGCATTATGTCCCCATGGGCTGTCAAACGATTACATGAATATGGGGGAGATATATCCAAATTCCGGGTCGTTAAACTCTACCCATCCATACTCAACCAAATCGCCATCGCAAAAACCGAGCCAGGCGATGAGAACAATCAGGATATCTCCAGCCTTGTAGGTAAAGTGGATATTCGTAAGTTAGAAGAGTTTCCACAGCACGATCCAGATGCCTACAGTTTTGCCGGTGCACTGTGTCATGCCAACCAAGGCTTGATGGAATTCGTCGAGATGTTCAAAGCGCCTATCAAAGTGCTTCACCCTCTGCTGACGGCCACCCAAGAAGGCAACTACAACAGCACAGAAGGGATGGGAGCTATCCCCTTTGATGGCATCATTTTGGCCCACTCCAACGAATCGGAATGGCAATCGTTTAAAAACAACAAAACCAATGAAGCCTTTATCGACCGTGTGTATATCGTCAAAGTTCCTTATTGCACACGTATCTCTGAAGAGATTCATATTTATGAAAAACTTTTGGAAAACAGCTCCTTGAGTAAAGCACCTTGCGCACCGGACACCTTAAACATGCTGGCCCAGTTCAGTGTTCTGTCGCGCCTGAAAGAGCCAGAAAACTCCAATCTTTATTCTAAAATGCGTGTGTATAACGGTGAGAACCTCAAAGACACCGACCCCAAAGCCAAATCGATGCAAGAGTACAAAGATATGGCTGGTGTTGATGAAGGCATGAATGGCCTATCAACTCGATTTGCCTTCAAAATTCTTTCTAAGGTCTTCAACTTTGATCCAGCCGAGGTGGCAGCAAACCCTGTCCATTTAATGTATGTACTGGAGCGGGAGATCGAGCAGCAGCAATTTACCCCAGAAGTTCAAGAAAAATATGTTGGCTTTATTAAAGAGTATATCGCCCCTAAATACATTGAGCTCTTAGGTAAAGAGATACAAACCGCCTATCTGGAATCTTACTCGGAATATGGCCAGAACATCTTTGACCGATATGTCACCTACGCTGACTTCTGGATTCAGGATCAGGAATACCGTGATCCCGAAACCGGCGATATTCTCGATCGCCAATCCATCAACGAGGAACTAGAAAAGATTGAGAAACCAGCAGGCATCAGCAATCCAAAAGATTTCCGCCACGAAATTGTCAACTTTGTACTGCGTGCAAGAGCGAGCAACGATGGTAAAAACCCAACGTGGATGAGCTACGAAAAAATGCGCAATGTGATTGAGAAAAAAATGTTCTCTAACACAGAAGACCTGTTACCGGTTATCTCTTTCAATGCCAAAGCCTCAACCGATGATCACAACAAACATAGTGAGTTTGTCAAACGTATGAAAGAGCGAGGCTATACCGAGAAGCAAGTTCGCTTATTATCTGAATGGTATATCCGGGTACGGAAATCCCAGTAAGCAGTTGTCATTCTATTCGTTTGCAGAGATAGGGAGTACGGAGCATGAGCTATATCATTGATCGCCGGCTCAATAGCAAGAAGAAAAGTGCTGTGAATCGGCAACGCTTCCTTCGTCGCTATAAAAAGCAAATCAAGCAAGCCGTTGAAGGCGCTATTAAAGAGCGATCTATACAAGACCTTGACCGGGGGGGTGAAGTCACTATCCCCCGCAAGGGCACCATGGAACCTATACTGCACCACGGCAAGGGTGGCAAACAAACCCGCGTTTATCCAGGCAACAAAGAGTTTAACACGGGAGACGAGTTCCAACGTCCACAAGGTGGTGGCGGTAGCGGAGGTGGCCAAGGCAAAGCCAGTGATCAAGGTGAAGGAGAGGATGAGTTCACGTTCTCTATTAATCAGGAAGAGTTTTTAGACTTTATGTTTGAAGACCTAGAACTGCCCTATTTGGTTAAAAAACAACTGCAGGATGTCACCCAGTTTGAAACCCGACGAGCCGGCTTTACTCAAGCAGGTTCCCCAGACAAGCTTAATATTGTGCGTTCATTACGGGCTGCCCATGCCCGACGCATCGCCCTCGCTGGGCCTAATAGAGAAACCATCAGAGAACTGAAAAAAGCGTTATGGGCACTAGAGGAAGAGCCACCCAGTGATGAGCGCAGCAAGCAGATGGCAGAACTGAGAGAACAGATCTCGACACTGGAAAAGAGCACCAAAAAACTGCCGTTTATCGATGATTTTGATCTTCGTTATAACAACGTGGTCAAGGTTCCAATGCCTTCAAGCAAAGCCGTCATGTTCTGTGTCATGGACGTATCTGGCTCGATGACACAATCCATCAAAGAGATAGCAAAGCGCTTCTTTATCTTGCTCTATCTTTTTCTGACTCGAAATTACAAGCAGATTGAAGTGGTCTTTATTCGTCACCACACCCATGCAAAAGAGGTGGATGAAGAGGAGTTTTTCTACTCACGGGAAACAGGCGGCACCATCGTCTCCAGCGCGCTAGAACTGACCGCAGAGATTCTCAAAGAGAAGTACCCACGTTCTGACTGGAATATCTATATCGCCCAAGCATCCGATGGCGATAACTGGGAAGGCGACTCCCATAAGTGCTCAAAACTCCTAGAGGAAAAAATTCTGCCCTTGGTGCAGTACTATGCTTATGTCGAGATCACCAACGGCCCCCATCAAAACCTATGGGATGAATACGAGCAAGTTCACCAGACGCATCCTGATCAGTTTGCCATGCAACATATTGAAGAACTGGCAGATATCTACCCCGTATTTCGTCGATTATTTGAGCGTAAAACCGAGGGGGCTGTATGAAAAAACAACCCATTTCCACTGGTGCTGAATGGACCTTTGACCTGATCGAAACCTATGATCGTGAAATTGGTCGCATCGCAGCCGAATTTGGGCTCGACACCTACCCCAACCAAATCGAGATCATCACCTCCGAGCAGATGATGGACGCCTATGCCTCCGTTGGACTGCCCTTAAACTATCATCACTGGTCTTACGGAAAGCAATTTGTAGAAACTGAACAACGCTACAAACGCGGACAGATGGGGCTAGCTTACGAAATCGTCATTAATTCAGACCCCTGTATCGCCTATTTGATGGAAGAAAATACCATGACGATGCAAGCGCTCGTGATTGCGCACGCTTGCTATGGCCATAACTCATTCTTCAAGGGCAACTACCTCTTCCAGACATGGACAGACGCCTCAGCCATCATAGACTACATCGTGTTTGCGAAAAGCTATATCGCCAAGTGCGAAGAGCGACATGGTGTAGAAGAGGTCGAAGCGATTTTAGATGCTTGCCATGCCCTCATGAACTACGGCGTTAACCGCTACCAGCGCCCTAAAC includes:
- a CDS encoding dihydrolipoamide acetyltransferase family protein; translation: MKYFKLPDLGEGLPEAEILEWHVNVGDQVAEDQLLVSVETAKAVIEVPSPQSGVIAHLFGEEGDSIHTGEPLVEFLTDDDDDSGTVVGQLATAAETSGEDHFIIGASPSTRAHRQQQATTPAIRALAKRLNIDLSTVQGTGKSGNITTADLEQTARINTRFGAPERIKGVRKQMAVNMTLAKADIVPVSLFEDANITHWPNNTDITMRLIQGIAMACKEVPILNSWFDGQNITLRQHDHIDLGVAVDTEKGLFVPVLRNIGQRENADLRDGLDRLRADVAQRTIPPAELQGATITLSNFGTMAGRYATPIVVPPQVAIIGAGVIRQAPVVSGDKLAIGRILPISLTFDHRVATGGEAARFLATFIRALEDS
- a CDS encoding YeaH/YhbH family protein yields the protein MSYIIDRRLNSKKKSAVNRQRFLRRYKKQIKQAVEGAIKERSIQDLDRGGEVTIPRKGTMEPILHHGKGGKQTRVYPGNKEFNTGDEFQRPQGGGGSGGGQGKASDQGEGEDEFTFSINQEEFLDFMFEDLELPYLVKKQLQDVTQFETRRAGFTQAGSPDKLNIVRSLRAAHARRIALAGPNRETIRELKKALWALEEEPPSDERSKQMAELREQISTLEKSTKKLPFIDDFDLRYNNVVKVPMPSSKAVMFCVMDVSGSMTQSIKEIAKRFFILLYLFLTRNYKQIEVVFIRHHTHAKEVDEEEFFYSRETGGTIVSSALELTAEILKEKYPRSDWNIYIAQASDGDNWEGDSHKCSKLLEEKILPLVQYYAYVEITNGPHQNLWDEYEQVHQTHPDQFAMQHIEELADIYPVFRRLFERKTEGAV
- a CDS encoding PrkA family serine protein kinase; this translates as MGIFEHYKTRYSSTTQEEMSLTEYLELCKSDPMAYASAAERMLKAIGEPELVDTAKDPRLSRIFSNKVIKRYPAFSEFYGTEDAIESVVSYFRHAAQGLEERKQILYLLGPVGGGKSSLAERLKHLMEKVPFYAIKGSPVFESPLGLFNPEEDAQILEEEYAIPRRYLKGIMSPWAVKRLHEYGGDISKFRVVKLYPSILNQIAIAKTEPGDENNQDISSLVGKVDIRKLEEFPQHDPDAYSFAGALCHANQGLMEFVEMFKAPIKVLHPLLTATQEGNYNSTEGMGAIPFDGIILAHSNESEWQSFKNNKTNEAFIDRVYIVKVPYCTRISEEIHIYEKLLENSSLSKAPCAPDTLNMLAQFSVLSRLKEPENSNLYSKMRVYNGENLKDTDPKAKSMQEYKDMAGVDEGMNGLSTRFAFKILSKVFNFDPAEVAANPVHLMYVLEREIEQQQFTPEVQEKYVGFIKEYIAPKYIELLGKEIQTAYLESYSEYGQNIFDRYVTYADFWIQDQEYRDPETGDILDRQSINEELEKIEKPAGISNPKDFRHEIVNFVLRARASNDGKNPTWMSYEKMRNVIEKKMFSNTEDLLPVISFNAKASTDDHNKHSEFVKRMKERGYTEKQVRLLSEWYIRVRKSQ